gcatcaaaatttcatatgcGTTTCTGATTTATCAACAATCAACAAATTTCTGATTTATTTCGTTGTTTAGAAGTATAAAAAGGGaataatgattaattttagtacaaacaaaaacaacaaaatgcctTAACCTTTTAATGAGAAAGGAACTCTATAGCGGGCTACTTAAGTTAAGCGTTTATATTTGAGTAGAAGAAGAGTTTTACACATTCAGTTAACTATTATTTAGCttagttttaattgaaactgtgtgattacggcacaaaaaatataatacacaATATTCAATGAATACTTTCAAGTTAACCATATATAAAGTGAGCAATTGAAAAAAGCGTAACCATGGCAGGTCATCCTGCGTTCCCTTGAACCTGCGTtccgcgttccgttctttttctccagattggcaggttcgttccgttcctcaaTTTTCGGAACTATTCTCATCACTAGAAAATAGCAAAAGTTATCGCGATATCCAAACCAGGCAAAGATCACAGTCAACCAGAAAGCTACAGACCGATTAGCCTTCTTAGTTGCCTAGGTAAAATATTCGAAAAATTTTTAGAAAGCCGTCTAGCACACCATAcatccaacaacaacataatcCCGAAGAGTCAATTTGGTTTCCGTTCCTGTCTTTATTTCTACCACACACCAACTCTTTCTTTCTACCACAGATCAACTCCATAGATTAACAAACAATATCATACATAACAGATGTAATAGAAAATTAACCGGCTTAGTTCTTCTTGATACTGAGAAAGCATTTGACTCCATTTGGCATCAATGTTTACTTTCCAAACTAATCAAACTAAATTTTCCCAACTACTTTATCAATATGgtaggtgaccgctaactgGATGTGTTTTAACTGAAGTGCTTCTTAACTGGAGGTTCGCTAACTTCTCTGTTAACGAACACTTAAATCCGGAATCTAATGAAGAGAAATTTGTcgcaaatttgcatttttcacacaaattTAGGGTCTTTTGTCTACGTTTGCTATTAATGTATGCCCTCTTACGAATTACGATACTTTACatcaacataaataaaaaaaaagtttggtaTGTTTATTCCAGTGTTTATCCAAcgccaatcaaaacaatcaatccatAGAAACGTCACTCCAGTTAGCGAACGTTGTTCGtaatttcattaatttcaAATCGCAAAAAAGTACATATTTTAAACAGTACATCAAGCACATATACGCCTAGGACaggtgttcctcaaggcagcGTTCTTTCGCCTTTACTTTTTAACATGTATACCTCAGCTATACCTTACTGTTatattttcgttttctttcgaaGAACGCTAAAGAAACGTTAACGCGTTACTTCCTTTAAAACGAGGTAATCGGAATGTCCTAGTTTATTataatttacttgtaaacgatttgtAAACACTTTGCTACCACGACCTTTCTCAAGCGCGCGCATATCTTTCTCCTCTCCGATCGGCACTCACGCATCGTGCCGAGCGCGCGTTCGCTGACTTCCCGATagatcgcacacacacttcaaTCTACGCCCGATGAGTGTCCTCGGTGGCGATCTACGGGACCATCAGGTTGGCCCATAACACTTACATGAAGAGCTGTGAGCAATACTTTTATGCTGACAATGTTGCGCATTCATCCTCAGCGAAAAATCCAAAAACGATTGTTAGAAATCTAAATACTGCACTAAAAAAATATGGTAAATATTGCACAAAATGGGAACCTAAATTAATTGGTAGCAAATCTGAAGCTATCTCCTTCACAAGGTATACCTATCCTTGGAAGCTTCCAAGTGCTAGACCAATAATTAACGACTGTGAAATTTCTTGGAAAGATCATACGAAATACCTAGGACTAACGCTAGCTAAACGACTGACATACATATATCATATAGAAAATGTTACTATTAAATGTGAAAAACGTTTTAGAATTCTGTACAATTTTCTTAATAGGAAatcgaaattaaatttcaaaaacaaaatgctgtTGTACAAAGCATGTGTTAGGCCTATTATGACATACGCCTCACTCATTTGGTCAAATTGTGCCCACTCGCACAAATTAAAATTGCAAAGAGCTCAAACCAAATTGTTGAAAGCTATCCTTAGAGTCCGgtttgggccggtctggtggtacagtcatcaactcgaacgacttaacaacatgcccgtcatgggttcaagccccgaatagaccgtgcccccatacgtaggattgactatcctgctgtgATAACAattaagtcactgaaagccaagcccacttctctagtgggtacaggcaggccttgaccgccagcggttgttgtgccaaaaagaagaagaagagaagatcCTTAGAGTCCCTCGGTGGTACAACACAGCTGCATTACACATAGAatgtaaaggccgggctacattgatcgtactcctgagtgtaatttttgtgaacgcgtacgccatcTAGCGGCGGCGGGTCGAAGCTAGAGGCtggtataatttatctgtcaaaaagcGTTTTGGGTCGAGGAGCCTATAATTTTGATCACAAACcagtaaacaaacagctcGGTGAGTATGTTCGATATTTTGtcgtgtatgtttttttgaaaatatgtgGTAATTTAACATACATATTGTATTTCTAGCCATGAAACAAGCAGGAAGCAGTCGACGCAATGAAAAAATAGTAAGTACAACTGTTTTTAACGAAAATTGTGTGAACTGTTGTCTGTGAATCGCCGGCTCGGCTCGGGGCCGCAATTGTGCTgaacattttattgaaaaatgtagtGTTTGTAGGTTTCACAAGTGCTTAAATAATTTGTTGTAGGGTTTGTCCATCTATTTCATCATTTAAACTACATTGCAGAGTGTGTGAAACTGGTTGTTCGTTTTGGTATTGTAGCGGTTTTTAGTATagagcgtgtttttttattcatgagGAACGGCTTTGTCATATTGCTTGgtagaactttttttttataaaattgtaaGCAAAATTTACCGGCCTATTTGTATacatttaatataaaaatagcaCGTGTTATTATTATCACTGTGGTTCCGGTGTGACGGCTAGCATGACCGAATTATCACGCGATTGTCGACCtttctgttgttttaatttaaattaaaaaagggaAGTATTTAActgaattttctttttcattccaGGATCATGAAAAAAGCCTCCGCTTCATTGCCGAGGTGCAAAAGCACCGTGTTTtgtgggagaaaaaaaataaaaattataaaaatgtagTTTTGAAGGGCGACGCGTGGGCTGCGATAGCGGCCAAGGAGGAGGTTTCGCCACAAGATGCGAAACATCTGTGGTCCCGACTCCTTGGCATTTATCGGACCAACAAGGCCAAGGTCAAGAAGACGGCGCAAACCGGTGCAGGTACATGTAGGAAAATATATATAcagttaatttattatttctcaTCCCAattgattattgttttattttaggcAATGACGACGTGTTCCGGCCACGGTGGTTCGCCTACCAAGCGATGTCTTTTGTAGACGAGGCCACCCAAGATGCGGTGCATGTAGACACGGTGAGTATGTTTAtacttattttaaataactaGTGGTGTGGGTTAACTAGTTTGTTTAATCTTTGGCGTGGAAGCTAATGTCAGCtttcaaatcatttttttcataaatgccTAGTATTGAGCATCAACACATTTGGGTATCCGTGATTGATAGATGTTCTCCGACGAACTAGTTGACCTTACTCACATTCTATTTAACTAACTTAATGCGAAGCTCGTTTGttatatacataaaaaagctCTCTTTTGCActtataaaataaacattttgacGAACAAAGTATATCATGGTGGTTTTCCCCATAACACCACAGTAGTATGTGCTTCGTTCGTCAAAGTTTTAATACAAATGAATCATTTCACACACGAAGTGTTCCTATGATCCTTAAAATGTACACATATACGGACGATCACGACAAGCAGGAAATGCTGACCAGCGCACCACGTCAACAGCACGAGACCAATATGTATAGCCGTCCGGAATCATAGTGCTGACATGACGATGGATTCTTTCTTGGCTCGTTGTGCAATTGCAATCGGCAATAACAATTGGCAATCGATCGTTGCGCTGGAAGCAGGTGCGTAGTTGATAGACGAGCGTACCCTGCTTGTTACGATCGTCCGTGATACTCCGCTATTTCAGCGGGTCGATGGCCAATTCGTCCGATAATGTGTTTGGGCGAATCGCTATCGTGTACGTACCTATAGTTAAGTTTCTCCATGATCAATCTTGAAGAGAATTGATTTTAGAAAGATTTTACTGTACATAGTTACGTGCGTATGATTATCGCCACGTTCGTCCACTcgatccaccagcagcaaccaaaCACAACAGGCATGTGGCCACGTTTATTCGGTGAGTGAGCTAGTAAGCCAGCCAGTTTATCCAGCCGCTAATAGAGCAGGCGAGTAATGCTTAAAAAAATCCGTAGTGGTTGCACTCGCGTACTTAAATGTATATTATAAATAACCATGCTGGTAGTAATGTACAGAATAGTTGGTGTAGTTGTGTTTGCgatttcataatttattattaattttaatatccaTGGTAGTGGTTGGATGGATTTACGTAGAATGATTATGTTTTAAATGGTTTGCAATGTGGTTCCTTATGTCAGCAAGATTTTCTGAAGGTCGGGAAGCAATGTTTTGGAGATCGGTCAAGCCCCCTTCACTTCTCCAATCTCCATCGACTCGTCGCCCGCGAACAACCCTATCAAATGCAGACgggggtgtgtatgtgtcccgCGAAGCATGCTTGCGCAAAAAATTGTGCAAGTAAACTGTTgtcaaaacaatgtttttggCAACATTCGGCTGCAGTTGTATGCCTTTGAGCACTCTCCATCGATTCGCTAATATTCCAAGCGAATTTTCAACTGGCATACGACAAGTAGAGTGCATTTTGTTGAATGTACGCTTCATTGAATCAGGAGGATGCACCCCGCTGTACGGTCTTAAGCAGTAATTGGTAAAGGCAAATGCCTTGTCACCGAGAATAAAGTATGGGACTGGGGTTTGTTACGGGACCTGCAATGGCGTTGCTGGTGGAATGTTTAGTTGGTCGTTTTCTAGCTTGTGATACAGCcgtgtgtttttaaatattccacCGTCCGATATTCCTCCCTTACCACCAGCATCTGCCCATAAAAAGTTATAATCAGCATCGACCACAACCATTAATACAATACTAAAATTTTTTTGATAGTTGTGATATTCGGATCCGCTATTACGAGGGCAAATAATTTCAACGTGCTTCCCATCGATTGCACCTATTGCGTTAGGAAATCTCCAGCGCTGCTCAAATCGTCTTGAGATTGCAAGCCATTCTTCTTCGGTAGAGGGTAgcttaaagaaaataaaatagaggaaTGATTTCAATGCATGTTTTAGTTACTGTATATTTTAGAGCTTATGAGAAAcataaattatgattttaatgttcattttcttttttttcagctTGGCTACGACGATGAGGGCCTCACTCCCCGTTCCCTCGTGGAGGCAGCCTACGCGGTTCCACAATCGTTGGACGACATCGATTGGGATGCCGCGGTTGCCTTCGACCCCGAGCCATTCTCTCCCACTCCTTCTTCCTACCCTTCTGCCTTATCCGTCACTCCTGGCACGATCCGCGAGGGAAACGGTGTGAGTGGGGCCCTCAACAACCGGCTGCAACAACCGGTTTCGGGTGCAACAGGCGCACCGGAAACCGCAGATCCGGACGATTTCGGCCGATACGTGGCCGATGAGCTTCGGCTTATTCCGTCTCCAAAAAGGAGACGCATTATGAATATTCAGCGGGAATTAttagaaacattaaaaaaaatctttaaaaacataacttTGAAtactttttgagttttgtaTATCACATTAGTTACTTGATTGAAGAGCTACGttcgaggaaaaaaaaagtttccgtTTTACATGAACCTTTTAGTAatgggcgggtcgacccgaacctatcgggtcggagccattagaaagcgacccggagtcgttcgggtcaACCCAAAAGGTATAAGTAGTTTCAGTGGGTGCAAATACtccggtaggtgcgagaaagcataaacgactccgacccgttgttgctgcgagttcgggtcgggtcgggccacGGTAGGTTCGgttgcaacgagttcgggtcgacccgaaagatcagtaggtgcgagaaagcataagcgactctgacccgttggtgcagcgagttcggatCGGGTATTGAACCTACCGtggcccgacccgaactcgctgcaccaacgggtcggattcgcttatgctttctcgcacctactgatctttcgggtcgacccgaactcgttgcacccgcGGGTCGGATATGATTCCAACTCCGAcctagcgcacccgctgcacccacggatcggaatcgattccggctgaCTCTTTTTATACGAGGACGTTGAAGAGGAAAACGTAGTGCAGCACATTTCACACGTTCATTCCGGCTCCGTTTTTCATGAACTATCCGCCGGCATCTACTACCCAAGCAGTGAATTTTGATCCAAAGATGCATGTAGAAAAAATGAGGTTTTTCGCTATAATTTCAACTCTACTCTCTTCATCAATACTGTTGTGTGTGGGTTGATGTCTTTATCAATCGCAATAATATttagaaaatcattattttaccTTCACACCGTTGTATTCATGCGATTAGAGTACAGTTGTTCGCAATGTATTCTGTTTCTCTAGCCAAAGAGTCCCCAGAGCAATGGTTGGCCCCGGCAAACGGGAAAGTTTACTGGCAGGCCCTGGTGCCTGCCACCTGGCTGAACGTtttaaacacataaacactGAAGCGAGGCTGGTTACACCCGCAACTTACTGTTATAATCACACCATCCATTCACTTGCAAGGCTCAACGAGAAGTGCCGGGTTTTATTCCTCATTTCTCTCCGTACAGTTACATGCTATAATATGATATAATCTAGtctaatctaatctaatctaTAATCTAATCTTAAATCTACAATAATGGATATAACAACTCTCCTCCCCTAAGGAAATTATAGATTTAGCCTTTGAGGCGCTTTCCTTACTCTTGTTGATCTACGTAAATATTCTGTGCTATCTGTTGGAGTCTCGTTTAGGGGTGTGTCTCTTGTTCGTTGGTTCGTTGTGCTGATGTTTTGGGGtatattgttttctgttatTGGAGGGTACATATCGAAAGATATTCTTTGCTGTGAGTCAAGATTATTCTCCTCCCACTGCATTCCTGGTCCGGGGCTCAACTGATCTATATGTCGTTTCCATACCCTTCCGTCGTCTAATTGTACTTTGTAATGGAGTGTGCCTATTTTCTATAATATTTTTCCAAACCTCCACTTCTCATTATTGGACATAAAATCACGGGCTGATACCCTATCACCCACATCAAATGATCTAActgttctttctctctctttatctgaTGTATATTGTTCGGATCCGGGAATCATTAGGtccaattttgattttaattgccTTCCAAAAACGGCCATAGCCGGGCTTTTCCCAGTACTGGGATGTGCCGTCCTACGATATGCccataaaatattttgtaaatgTAGGTGTACCTCGGGTCTAGAGCATGATAGCGCTTTCAACTTCTGTTTAAATGTTTGAACAAACCTCTCTGCCTGACCGTTTGTTGCCGGATGGTATGGAGCACCCATTCTGTGTAAAATTCCGTTTTTCTTTAGGAACGTTTGAAAACTTTCTGATGT
The Anopheles arabiensis isolate DONGOLA chromosome X, AaraD3, whole genome shotgun sequence DNA segment above includes these coding regions:
- the LOC120905662 gene encoding uncharacterized protein LOC120905662 yields the protein MKQAGSSRRNEKIDHEKSLRFIAEVQKHRVLWEKKNKNYKNVVLKGDAWAAIAAKEEVSPQDAKHLWSRLLGIYRTNKAKVKKTAQTGAGNDDVFRPRWFAYQAMSFVDEATQDAVHVDTLGYDDEGLTPRSLVEAAYAVPQSLDDIDWDAAVAFDPEPFSPTPSSYPSALSVTPGTIREGNGVSGALNNRLQQPVSGATGAPETADPDDFGRYVADELRLIPSPKRRRIMNIQRELLETLKKIFKNITLNTF